Proteins encoded within one genomic window of Burkholderiaceae bacterium:
- a CDS encoding SSU ribosomal protein S12p (S23e), with amino-acid sequence MPTINQLVRQGRTVEKIKSKSPAMENSPQRRGVCTRVYTTTPKKPNSALRKVAKVRLTNGFEVISYIGGEGHNLQEHSVVLVRGGRVKDLPGVRYHIVRGSLDLQGVKDRKQARSKYGAKRPKKA; translated from the coding sequence ATGCCGACCATCAATCAGCTCGTACGCCAGGGGCGCACGGTCGAGAAGATCAAGTCCAAGAGCCCGGCGATGGAGAATTCCCCGCAGCGCCGCGGCGTCTGCACCCGCGTCTACACGACCACGCCGAAGAAGCCGAATTCAGCGCTGCGCAAGGTCGCCAAGGTGCGCCTGACGAACGGGTTCGAGGTGATCTCGTACATCGGCGGCGAAGGCCACAACCTGCAGGAGCACTCGGTGGTCTTGGTGCGCGGCGGACGCGTGAAGGATCTGCCGGGTGTGCGCTATCACATCGTGCGCGGTTCGCTCGACCTGCAGGGCGTGAAGGATCGCAAGCAGGCGCGTTCCAAGTACGGTGCGAAGCGGCCGAAAAAGGCCTGA
- a CDS encoding Hydrolase, alpha/beta fold family, which translates to MLRGAAGAIEAASDDPLDEAASRGVAVIAHPHPLFGGTMDNKVVQTLARAFVQSGWSAVRFNFRGVGASAGVHDEGRGECADMLALIDQVAPGGPLALAGFSFGAFVASHAIASFWPARAVEKIVLVGTAATRFEVAALPAELHERSLVLHGEQDDTVPLAAVMDWARPQTLPITVVPGGGHFFHGQLPLLKSLVLRHLRA; encoded by the coding sequence ATGCTGCGCGGCGCCGCCGGCGCGATCGAGGCGGCGTCCGACGATCCGCTGGACGAGGCCGCGTCGCGCGGTGTGGCCGTGATCGCGCATCCGCATCCGCTGTTCGGCGGCACGATGGACAACAAGGTCGTGCAGACGCTGGCGCGCGCGTTCGTGCAGTCGGGCTGGAGCGCGGTGCGCTTCAATTTCCGCGGTGTCGGCGCCAGTGCCGGCGTGCACGACGAAGGCCGCGGCGAGTGCGCCGACATGCTCGCGCTGATCGACCAGGTCGCGCCGGGTGGGCCGCTGGCGCTGGCCGGGTTCTCATTCGGCGCGTTCGTCGCGAGCCATGCGATCGCATCGTTCTGGCCCGCACGCGCGGTCGAGAAAATCGTCCTGGTCGGCACCGCCGCAACGCGTTTCGAGGTGGCCGCGCTGCCGGCCGAATTGCACGAACGCAGCCTGGTGCTGCATGGCGAGCAGGACGACACCGTGCCGCTCGCGGCGGTGATGGACTGGGCGCGGCCGCAGACGCTTCCGATCACGGTCGTCCCCGGCGGCGGTCATTTTTTTCATGGACAATTGCCGCTGCTCAAGAGCCTCGTGCTGCGCCATCTGCGCGCCTGA
- a CDS encoding D-alanyl-D-alanine carboxypeptidase, translating into MKRHFSLLHSIVLAAAIAPAALLAATATGAAEPAAVPAAATPAPSTLPQPPDVALPTYLVMDVTAHQILAQKNIDAPVEPASLTKLMTAYLVFDALRAKKITPTQALPVSVRAWKTLGSRMFIDPKMQVPVDDLLKGMIVQSGNDASVVLAEGVGGSVEHFVQMMNDEAKALGMKSTTYKNPDGMPEPGHVTTARDLSILVSHLMNDFPQDMHYFAIKKYHYPGTPPSNDTNRNGLLFSDPSVNGMKTGHTAEAGYCLIATAARDFPNVGPRRVMVIELGAKSWNARLSETQKLLNWAYTAYDDIQLFGPNQPAVTPNVWKGKENVLKLGRPQGIVVAVPSGSAAKIKTEVARPDPLVAPFAKGQPVGTLKVSLGDQPLVDVPLVVLAPVEQAGVFGRAWDALRLWIK; encoded by the coding sequence ATGAAACGCCATTTCTCCCTGCTTCATTCCATCGTCCTTGCCGCCGCGATCGCGCCCGCGGCCCTGCTCGCCGCCACCGCCACCGGCGCGGCTGAGCCCGCAGCAGTGCCGGCTGCGGCCACGCCTGCGCCTTCAACGCTGCCGCAGCCGCCCGACGTTGCGCTGCCCACGTACCTGGTGATGGACGTCACGGCGCACCAGATCCTCGCGCAGAAGAACATCGACGCGCCGGTGGAGCCGGCCTCGCTGACCAAGCTGATGACCGCCTATCTGGTGTTCGACGCGCTGCGCGCGAAGAAGATCACGCCGACGCAGGCGCTGCCGGTCAGCGTGCGGGCCTGGAAGACCCTGGGCTCGCGCATGTTCATCGATCCGAAGATGCAGGTGCCGGTCGACGATCTGCTCAAGGGCATGATCGTGCAGTCGGGCAACGATGCCTCGGTCGTGCTGGCCGAAGGCGTGGGCGGCAGCGTCGAGCACTTCGTGCAGATGATGAACGACGAGGCGAAGGCGCTGGGCATGAAGTCGACCACGTACAAGAACCCGGACGGCATGCCCGAGCCGGGACACGTGACCACCGCGCGTGACCTGAGCATCCTGGTCAGCCACCTGATGAACGACTTTCCGCAGGACATGCATTACTTCGCGATCAAGAAGTACCACTATCCGGGCACGCCGCCGAGCAACGACACGAATCGCAACGGCCTGCTGTTCAGCGATCCGTCGGTGAACGGCATGAAGACCGGCCATACCGCGGAGGCCGGCTACTGCCTGATCGCCACCGCCGCGCGCGACTTCCCGAACGTCGGGCCGCGCCGGGTGATGGTGATCGAACTCGGGGCGAAGTCCTGGAACGCGCGCCTGAGCGAAACGCAGAAGCTGCTGAACTGGGCCTATACCGCGTACGACGACATCCAGTTGTTCGGACCGAACCAGCCGGCGGTCACGCCCAATGTCTGGAAGGGCAAGGAAAACGTGCTGAAGCTGGGTCGTCCGCAGGGCATCGTGGTCGCCGTGCCTTCGGGGAGCGCGGCCAAGATCAAGACCGAGGTCGCGCGGCCCGATCCGCTGGTGGCGCCGTTCGCCAAGGGCCAGCCGGTCGGCACGCTGAAGGTGTCGCTCGGCGACCAGCCGCTGGTCGACGTGCCGCTGGTGGTGCTCGCGCCGGTCGAGCAGGCCGGCGTGTTCGGCCGCGCCTGGGATGCGCTGCGGCTGTGGATCAAGTAG
- a CDS encoding Translation elongation factor G, with the protein MARKTPIERYRNIGISAHIDAGKTTTTERILFYTGVNHKLGEVHDGAATTDWMEQEQERGITITSAAVTCFWKGMDLSRPEHRINIIDTPGHVDFTIEVERSMRVLDGACMVYCAVGGVQPQSETVWRQANKYKVPRLAFVNKMDRTGANFFKVFDQMRLRLKANPVPVVIPIGAEDKFTGVVDLIKMRAIIWDDASQGMKFEYRDIPAELIEAAKEWREKMVEAAAEANDELMNKYLEEGDLAEDEILLGLRTRTIATEIQPMLCGTAFKNKGVQRMLDAVLDFMPSPVDIPPVAGVDDDEAPTERRADDSEKFSALAFKLMTDPFVGQLTFVRVYSGVLSKGDSVYNPVRGKKERIGRIVQMHANDRQEIEEIRAGDIAACVGLKDVTTGETLCDPSAIVTLERMVFPEPVIAQAVEPKTKSDQEKMGIALQRLAQEDPSFRVQTDEESGQTIISGMGELHLEIIVDRMKREFGVEANVGKPQVAYRETIRKTVTDVEGKFVRQSGGKGQYGHVVFTIAPQEPGKGFEFVDAIKGGVVPREYIPAVQKGVEEALTTGVLAGYPVVDVKVTLTFGSYHDVDSSEQAFKMAAIFGFKDGCRKASPVILEPMMAVEVETPEDYAGNVMGDLSSRRGMVQGMEDLAGGGKAIKAEVPLSEMFGYSTTLRSMSQGRATYTMEFKHYSEAPKNVAEAIVAARAK; encoded by the coding sequence ATGGCTCGCAAGACTCCCATCGAGCGCTATCGAAACATAGGCATCTCGGCGCATATCGACGCCGGCAAGACCACGACCACCGAGCGCATCCTGTTCTACACCGGTGTCAATCACAAGCTCGGCGAGGTGCACGACGGCGCGGCGACGACCGACTGGATGGAGCAGGAGCAGGAGCGTGGCATCACGATCACGTCGGCGGCCGTGACCTGCTTCTGGAAGGGCATGGATCTGTCGCGGCCCGAACACCGGATCAACATCATCGACACCCCGGGCCACGTCGACTTCACGATCGAGGTCGAACGCTCGATGCGCGTGCTCGACGGCGCGTGCATGGTTTATTGCGCGGTCGGCGGCGTGCAGCCGCAGTCCGAGACGGTGTGGCGCCAGGCGAACAAGTACAAGGTGCCGCGTCTCGCGTTCGTGAACAAGATGGACCGCACCGGCGCGAACTTCTTCAAGGTGTTCGACCAGATGCGGCTGCGCCTGAAGGCGAACCCGGTGCCGGTCGTGATTCCGATCGGCGCCGAGGACAAGTTCACCGGCGTGGTCGACCTGATCAAGATGCGCGCGATCATCTGGGACGATGCCTCGCAGGGCATGAAGTTCGAGTACCGCGACATCCCGGCGGAGCTGATCGAGGCCGCAAAGGAGTGGCGCGAGAAGATGGTCGAGGCCGCCGCCGAAGCGAACGACGAGCTGATGAACAAGTACCTCGAGGAAGGCGACCTGGCCGAGGATGAGATCCTGCTCGGCCTGCGCACGCGGACCATCGCGACCGAAATCCAGCCGATGCTGTGCGGCACCGCGTTCAAGAACAAGGGCGTGCAACGCATGCTCGACGCGGTGCTCGATTTCATGCCGTCGCCGGTCGACATTCCGCCGGTGGCCGGCGTCGACGACGACGAGGCGCCGACCGAACGCCGCGCCGACGACAGCGAGAAGTTCTCGGCGCTCGCGTTCAAGCTGATGACCGACCCGTTCGTCGGCCAACTGACCTTCGTGCGCGTCTATTCGGGCGTGCTCTCCAAGGGCGACAGCGTCTACAACCCGGTGCGCGGCAAGAAGGAGCGCATCGGCCGGATCGTGCAGATGCACGCGAATGACCGCCAGGAAATCGAGGAAATCCGTGCCGGCGACATTGCCGCTTGCGTCGGCCTGAAGGACGTGACCACCGGCGAAACGCTGTGCGACCCGTCCGCGATCGTCACGCTCGAGCGCATGGTGTTCCCGGAGCCGGTGATCGCGCAGGCAGTCGAGCCCAAGACCAAGAGCGACCAGGAGAAGATGGGGATCGCGCTGCAGCGGCTCGCGCAGGAGGACCCGTCGTTTCGCGTGCAGACCGACGAGGAATCGGGTCAGACCATCATTTCCGGCATGGGCGAGTTGCACCTGGAGATCATCGTCGACCGCATGAAGCGCGAGTTCGGCGTCGAGGCCAACGTCGGCAAGCCGCAGGTCGCGTACCGCGAAACCATTCGCAAGACCGTGACCGATGTTGAAGGCAAGTTCGTGCGCCAGTCGGGCGGCAAGGGCCAGTACGGCCACGTGGTGTTCACGATCGCGCCGCAGGAGCCGGGCAAGGGGTTCGAGTTCGTCGACGCGATCAAGGGCGGCGTGGTGCCGCGCGAATACATTCCGGCGGTGCAGAAGGGCGTCGAAGAGGCGCTCACCACCGGGGTGCTGGCCGGCTATCCGGTGGTCGACGTCAAGGTCACGCTCACGTTCGGCTCGTACCACGACGTCGACTCTTCGGAGCAGGCGTTCAAGATGGCGGCGATCTTCGGCTTCAAGGACGGCTGCCGGAAGGCGAGCCCGGTGATCCTCGAGCCGATGATGGCGGTCGAGGTGGAAACGCCCGAGGACTATGCCGGCAACGTGATGGGCGACCTGTCGTCGCGCCGTGGCATGGTGCAGGGCATGGAAGATCTCGCTGGCGGCGGCAAGGCGATCAAGGCCGAGGTGCCGCTGTCCGAGATGTTCGGTTATTCGACCACGCTGCGATCGATGTCGCAGGGGCGCGCCACCTACACGATGGAATTCAAGCATTACAGCGAAGCGCCGAAGAACGTGGCCGAAGCCATCGTGGCGGCAAGGGCAAAATAA
- a CDS encoding SSU ribosomal protein S7p (S5e): protein MPRRREVPKREILPDPKYGNVELAKFMNVIMQGGKKAVAERIVYGALEQIEKKSGGKDPLEAFTIAINNVKPMVEVKSRRVGGANYQVPVEVRPVRRLALSMRWIKEAAKKRGEKSMALRLANELIEATEGRGGAMKKRDEVHRMAEANKAFSHFRF from the coding sequence ATGCCACGTCGTCGCGAAGTTCCCAAGCGCGAAATCCTGCCGGACCCGAAGTACGGCAATGTCGAGCTCGCCAAGTTCATGAACGTCATCATGCAGGGCGGCAAGAAGGCGGTTGCAGAGCGCATCGTCTATGGCGCGCTCGAGCAGATCGAGAAAAAGTCCGGCGGCAAGGATCCGCTGGAGGCATTCACGATCGCGATCAACAACGTCAAGCCGATGGTCGAGGTCAAATCGCGTCGCGTCGGCGGCGCGAATTACCAGGTGCCGGTCGAGGTGCGCCCGGTACGACGGCTCGCGCTGTCGATGCGCTGGATCAAGGAGGCCGCGAAGAAGCGCGGCGAGAAGTCGATGGCGCTGCGTCTGGCGAACGAACTGATCGAGGCCACCGAGGGCCGCGGCGGCGCGATGAAGAAGCGCGACGAGGTGCATCGCATGGCCGAGGCGAACAAGGCGTTCTCGCACTTCCGCTTCTGA